ATACAGAGTATTGGAGTCTATTTTTTTtggttatactttaagttctagggtacatgtgcacaatgtgcaggtttgttacatatgtatacatgtgccatgtgggtgtgctgcacccatcaactcgtcatttaacattaggtatatctcctaatgctatccctcccccttccccccaccccacaacaggccccggtgtgtgatgttccccttcctgtgtccatgtgttctcattgttcaattcccacctataagtgagaacattgtACAAAACATATTGACAATCAGCCTGAAAATAATACTTAAGGGTTGTAACAAGCTGTTGACCTTACCATTTATCtaacttaaagtacaattaaaataaaaattgtttcttcCTTGATTTTGGCATTTACTAATTTATATAAACTCATATTTTATCCATTGGATCCACATAATTTccataagaaaattaatttccagTGATGCTTATTATCAGCATAAAAATACTGATAAATAAACCTaggtcatatatatgtgtatgtgcttatatacagatataaaataactacatcaaaattaaagaTAGTCATTGCTGTTAATTAGATACACACattagatagaaatatatactttttatgatTAACAAAAAATGTTGCAACTTTATCTGAAATACAATTCTTAGATTTAATGCATCCTTTTTgcagatttttcagttttttcaggCAATACTAAAAATGTGCGCCTTCCATAGTGATCATGGTGATCACAGGAGTCTTGATGGTCCATGGCATTTATCCTGTGCTCTCATCAACCAAATCTGTTATGTCGTCTccatagaatttaaaatatgttgattCAGCCTTCTCATTGCAAACTTCATATCTTTGTTCCTTAAAGTGTAGATGGCAGGATTTAAGACAGGGGTGACAGCAAAGTTCATGATGGCAAAAAATTTATCCAATGACTTAGTAGGGAAAGGCCACACGTAGAGAAACATGCATggagcaaaaaacaaaaccactacGGTGATGTGAGCCGACGAAGTGAAGAATGCTTTGGATAAATCATTTGAGGAATGTCGTCGGACAGTGACCAGAATAAAAATGTACGatacaattaagaaaaagaaggTGCCCATAGATAGGAATCCACTGTTGGCAGTGACCACAAATTCTAGCCCGTAAGTGTCCATGCATGCAAGTTTAATAACCCGAGGAAAATCACAATAAAAGCTCCCCACATTATTAGGGCCACAGAAGGGTAAATTTATGACAAAAACAAACTGAGACATAGCATGAATCACCCCAATGACCCAAGCTGCTGCTACCAAAAACATGCACATTTTGGGATTCATAATAGTTGGATAGTGGAGAGGCTTGCAGATCGCAGTGTACCTATCATATGCCATGACTATCAGCAGCACCATTTCAACTCCTCCCGTAACATGGATAAAGAACATTTGTATCATACAATTATGGAAGGAAATAACTTTACCATCAGTAAAAAGATCATAGATCAACCTAGGAACTGTGGTAGATGAAAGGCTCAAGTCAATGAGCGATAGGTTGGCCAGCAGAATATACATGGGGGAGTGTAAGTGAGGATCAAAGATCACTGTGAACACAATGAAGAGGTTTCCCAGGATAATTCTCACATAGaataaagagaagaagagaaaaaggaaaaactgcaCTTCCAAGGATTGTGCAAGTCCAAGTAATACAAATTCTGTTACCAGAGAGTCATTTACTTGGTCCATTGAATCAGATAGAAGGGAAGACTCTGAAGCCacctgaaagaaaggaaggaatcaaCTTAGTGTGACTGAAAATAATGCGTTAAGTGTTaatgatttaaaatgtattattaacaaATCTTTTATTTGATAGTAGATTATTTAAAAACTAGTGGGAACCCAGGGTATAAAAGGTTAATGTAATATGGACAAAGCTGTGCTCAGAGGCAGTCTattgttttaaatgttctcaattgatcaaatacatgaatttattagcatcttaagaaactggaaaagaatgcataaaaactcaaaaaattcaagccaaaaaaggtaaaaaacaaaaataaggaaatatgaaATCCCAGAAAATGGCAAGATTGTATaccaatatatacaaataaatggtttaaaaaatacagaatctttaaaaatgcaatcaataataacattaaataaaaattataatacaaatgCATAATTACGGTTAAGGCATCTCTGAAAGCTGTTTCCTACATGTGCCTATAATGATCTACCCCAAACTAACACGTGAATCATACTTGAATTTGAAATGCTGTAGAGACAAAAGGTTGATATCTtcatagtataagaaagaatTTAAACAGTTTCACAAAATCTCCAAGAcctaataaatgaacaaatgaaatgaagaattaaaatgtaagctatacatgtatttgtatataccgatatgtgtgtgtgtgtgtatgtgtgtcttagaaatcaaagaaatatgataaaatgtaatactattatttttctgttaaattaggaaaaagttttacaggccgggcatggtggttcacgcctgttatctcagcactttgggaggccgaggagggtggatcacgaggtcaagagatcgagaccatcctgtccaacatggggaaactccgtctctactaaaaataacaaaaattagctgggcatggtggtgcatgcctgtagtcccagctactcgggaggctgaggcaggagaatagcttgaccccgggaggcggaggttgcagtgagccgagattgcaccactgcacttcagcctggtgacagagggagactctgtctcaaaaaaaaagaaaaaaaagttttacaattATTATTACCCAAACTGGCTAAGGACCAGAGAAATTGGCACTTTTATACGCTGCTGGAGGGAATATAGACTGATTCAAaccttaaagaaaatattttgaaatcatgTATCAAGAATTTTAAGTCCATGCCTTTTGGTGCAATAATACTCTTGGAATTCTATTTTTACAGAAGTTTTCAGCATAAAAATATTCATCATACTTTGTTGACAGTGATAAAATCTTGAAACGATTTAAATACCAAACATTAGGTTTAAGTATAGTGTATGTACATGATGGACTGTAATAacagttattaaaataaatatcaatagaAGCATTTATAATAACAATGGAAAgacttttcttaaaaatactgAGAGTAATAATGGTAAACAAATTGCATAGTACAACATGTTAATTAACAGTagttgcttttgatttttcaaagaGCTTTACAAAGCTCTAAAGCTCTCTTTCTAgattttgaaatatctttttgtatacatattatataatttttttgacaAAACATCAAATGGCATAGAAAGTTGAAGGAATAAATGGTTTATTAAGAATTTTGAAAACTAGGATTGACTCATAAGAGACTAAACCAACTAAAGAAATGAAGAACTCTACTACTTCCTTCATTTAATCAATCATTTTTATAATGACTAGAATTTTTTCATAGATGGGATTCTCAAGGAGGTATAGTTAAGTAAGTGAAGGGTCTTGATTAAACGTCTTGAACTTTGCATAATGCTACCATGAAATGGAAACCTTTTGAGACATTCCATCCAGGCAGTTGACAAAGCATCTTGCCTGCCTCACTTTGACCAGAGCTGGCCATACTGAACGAATTCTGGTAATcattaaataattataagaaaaattaatgCTCAGGTGCTCTCATCAAGTTCAGAGTGAGTGAGGTTAGTAATGATGAAGTGGGAAATATTAAGAGATACACAATAAATGGTCAAAGAAATGCAATATAGTATAATGGGATAAGAAGAGATAATATTTTGGGAAGAATACAGCAGATGGAGACAAATGGATTTGATTTCTATCTCCACAATatgcatgcatttttttaaactctCAGTCAGTTTGTGCATGGCTTTCTACCTTCTCTCGTCTAGATATTCTCCTAAATGCTCTTTCCAGCATTTTCTGAATGAAATACATATGGATGGTCCCTGGCTTGTGATAGTTTGACTTATAATTGTTTGACTTTACAGTGGTGAGAAAGTGACATGCATTCAGAAGAAACTGTACTTGAGTATAGTAGTCAGTATATTACGTGAgctattcaatattttattataaaataggctttgtattAGGTGATCTTATATAAGCTAAtgaaagtgttctgagcacatttaaggtaggctaggctaaactATGATGTGAGGTACATTAggaatattaaatgcatttttaacttatgatggatttatcaggacataaccctATTATAAGTCGGAGAGCATCTGTACATTTTTAACTATGTTTTACTATTTTCACTTCATTCATAGTGCTATCCCTGGACTTCTTACCCATATTTAG
This genomic interval from Gorilla gorilla gorilla isolate KB3781 chromosome 3, NHGRI_mGorGor1-v2.1_pri, whole genome shotgun sequence contains the following:
- the LOC129532821 gene encoding olfactory receptor 4F6-like, with the translated sequence MDQVNDSLVTEFVLLGLAQSLEVQFFLFLFFSLFYVRIILGNLFIVFTVIFDPHLHSPMYILLANLSLIDLSLSSTTVPRLIYDLFTDGKVISFHNCMIQMFFIHVTGGVEMVLLIVMAYDRYTAICKPLHYPTIMNPKMCMFLVAAAWVIGVIHAMSQFVFVINLPFCGPNNVGSFYCDFPRVIKLACMDTYGLEFVVTANSGFLSMGTFFFLIVSYIFILVTVRRHSSNDLSKAFFTSSAHITVVVLFFAPCMFLYVWPFPTKSLDKFFAIMNFAVTPVLNPAIYTLRNKDMKFAMRRLNQHILNSMETT